Below is a genomic region from Triticum dicoccoides isolate Atlit2015 ecotype Zavitan chromosome 5A, WEW_v2.0, whole genome shotgun sequence.
CTTTTTGTTTACGTACTCCTTTATTTAAAAGTTGTAAACTCTTTTTTGCTACTTGTGAAAAATAAGTCTATTTCTGCCTGTTATTAAGTATTTTGTGGTCTGGTTGGTTTTATACAGGGCTAAGTTTGCCGTGAATGACACTTATTAATTTGTTTATCTAGAGCGTGTAGTATGTGTACATACTACTAGGAGGTAGTTGGTTTGGGCATATATAGGACTGGTGTTTGGTTCGGAGGTGAGTATTTGGAGTTGCTGGAGTATCATAGTACGTAGTATTGAGTATGGTGACATGTAGTATGTAGTATGTCCGTGTAATACGTAACAAGGCGGCTAGTTTTTGGTGCCAGCTCTCAGTGATGCCATATAGAGAAGATGAGCAAGACTCATGGGGAGAAGTACTGAAGAAGCAAGCAGGGAGACCGACTTGTACTCTGCCCAATGGTTTGTAGTGaattaaaaaaattgaaataagCCCCATGTAAGGGAAAGGTAGTATGTTCTTCAGTAAATATTGAAATTAAAACAAATTGTCTACTGAGTCGGTCTACTTATTACTCGTAGCTGAGGGATGTGGTATAAATTCCTCCCGAGTGCTTTGATGTAGCGGGTGACAATTGAGATAAGCCCCATATATAGAAAAGGTAGAATATTCCATCAAATGTAGTATGTTTTCTCAGAAACAAAAAAGGTAGTACGTAATTCACTACATATTGAAATTGAAAATTTGTCTATTCAGTCGGCCTATTTATTATTCGTCGTTGCGGGATGTGGTATCAGTGCCTCCTGAGTGCTTTGATGTAGTAGTTGACACTTTTTGGGAGTATGGCCTCATTACTTGTGAATGACAGGAGGTTGGCAAGGAAGACCTTCCGCAAATCTCGAGAGTCCTGCATGTGAAATGTTGTCAAATTTGTAGAATAATGTGTTAATTTATGACGTAAGCAAATTACGTATCATTGTATTTTAGTAAGGATACTCACACTAGAGACTGGATTGACTAAGCATTTTGCATCCCAATTTATCATGATATGCAGAACGTGGAAAGCAGTATCAATCCTGTAAAATTAACCATGATTAGGAATGCATATTTAAAGTGGTGCTCGTACATATGTGTACTAAAAACATGCATAACCTGTTAGCAGTTGCTGGAATATTTGTTGGGAACTCATGCTGCCAGCTAGAAATATTGCGTTTCCAGTCTGGAAAAGAGATGACCATGCAATCCTGCAATGCTTTCGCAATATGATCTTTAGTCTTAGAGTGCCTAGCTTCAATGTCCTGCCCTCCTTTGCTTGTATCTCTTAAGGGGTCCATGATCTGAATCTTCTCGTTCTCCATATCAAATGCGTAGACTGAGAAATGAAACGGTTGGTGGAGAGGGATATATATCTACAAATTTGAAAACAATATGTTAGAATTTAGTTTGGAGTATCTAGGTTGTTAGTGAGGCATGGGTGGTGAATCTACCAGACGGCTTTTTGAGACGTCGTATGGTATGTGAATGTCGTTGAATAAGTAGACATGATCCTCGGGGTTCCAGTCTGCGCCACCAGTGGTTGCGTGCATCTGTTTGCATTTATCGTGATTAGTGATGAGTGTGTGCTATTGTATAGTTGAACTTCTAAATGTGACGTACCGCGAAATCTTGATTCAAGAAGTGCCTCCAGCCTAGGAAATCTGTTCCCCCGAACCTGTGCACCTCATCCTCGAATAGTGCTTGGACAGCAACATTGAATGCATCATCTTGCATTTCAGCGTCAAATGCGAGGGCTTCTTGTATCTGTTGCAATTTTAGAAACCTTGGGACTGGATCAGATATGTGTAGCCAAATTTTTCTGTGGAAAAAGAATAGCAGTAGTCACAGTGAGTTATAATACTTCGGACATGTATAAACAGTAAAACAAATAATACTAACCTCAGTTGGTCGGCAGCAGAAATTGAGTTTGTATATGTGAATAAATCTTCTTGTGCCTGGACATCAAGCCTGACACATTGGTACTGTTTGCAAAGAAATGGGGACTTCACCATTCTGCTTGGTTTTATTACTCGTTTTGGTACGTCTAGAAGCATATCAGATGGTACCCCAATGATTCTCCTCCTTGTTTTGGGTTGTACTTTCGGGAGACCGCATTCCTCATGGATAGAAATCCTTATTGCACTCGTCTCTTGCAGTAAAGAATGAGGCGATATGGAAGTAGGAGTAGGGTCAGGAAAATCTGAAAAATGATGACACAATGGGCGTTACTATTTCATAATTTGTTGAATGCAAGTGAATTACTTCCTGGTTTTACCTGATTGTGGAGCTTGTTGAGGTTGATCTGGTGTATCTGGCACTACGGTTGTCTCAGCTGCCATGTCAAACTGTGCCGATAAGTTTGCAGTGACTCGGGTGACTTGGTTACACACTGTGGTGTTGTCGCCGGGCTCAAGTTGACTCAATCCCATGTCAAATTTTGGTGTCTCCAAGTTAACGAGGGAGTTGAACACTCTACCAGAAACAGGAGTACAAGGGGGTGCGTGCACACATGGTCCTGACTCGTAGCGTATGCTGTGAGGACTGCGTATCTGTGTAGAAAAACGACAATCATCTAGGAGGGGCAATTATCATGGAAGGAGAGTGTAGTACCTCTCAAAAATAGTATGTAGTATCTAGGGGGAGTAGTTTGTATTAAGTAGTAAGGACTAAGTAGAATGTAGTAATTCTCGGAAGTAGTACGTTGTATGTCTTCGAAGTAGTATGTATTTCTGTTATGAGAAGAGTATGTTGACTTTTTTGAAAATAGTATGTGGTATCTACCGAAAATAGTATGTAGTATATCTCGAAACTAGTATGTAGTGCCTCTTGGAAGAAAGTAGGTAGTAACTCTCATAAATTGTACGTAAATACAACTAGTACGTAGTATAATGTAAGGAGAAAGCATTGTGTAATAGGTTTATAGTGTTTGCTTTGCTAGGTTGTAGTATCGAGTATGTAGTATCTTGCTGAACTAGTATGTAGTATATATCAAAAAAAAGTAGGCAGTATTTCTCTGAACTTGTACGTAGTATCCTTGAAAGATAATATATCATCCAATAAAGAACTAGTAGTGAAATAGTTCTGTAGTATATGATATGCTAGGTTGTAGTATGGAGTATGTAGTACGATGTACCTTTAGTTTACCATATGTCGGAAAAGGAAGTCGATTTTTCAGAATTATATCCCGTTTGATCAGGTTACAGACCATGGCGTCGTTGTATGCAGCAAACCGGGGAAGAATGTGGTCGGGAGGAGAATCCTTGCCAAAGTCCAAGCTGTCTAGGTAGTGAATCTGAAAAATTAAAGTAACCTTTGTAAGTTAAATACGTAAACCAAGCATACATGAAGATATATTAGTTTGTATTAAGTGAACCTGAGGGATTAACATGCATCCATTGATGTATCCAATGTTCTTTCCACGGGAAAGCTTCAACTGCAGAGATGCTGCTGCTAGTCTGAGCTCGTCGGCGACAAATTGTGCCCAATTGTTAGGCATGAATGTTCTCCATATCAAACACTGCTTTCATATATCGTGTTGATATGAAGTTGTTCAGAGATTGTGGAGCGAAGAATTTGGTAACAACAGAAAATGCAAACGCGGTCTTGAATCGCAGGATTTCTTCACTTGTCATTTCGCCTTTTGGTTTTGTTGTTACTATTTTCAAAAGGAAGCTGATAGTGATTTCATCCCATGAGGATTTTTCGAAAACACCACAAAAGTATGCTTTCATAGAAATGACATCTTGTGGGCTTGGAGGTACTATGATCATACCAGAACATGGGATTCCGCTCACACGATTTACGTCCTCGGGTGTCATCTTTAGCTCTCTGCTTGTCCCAGCAAAAAAAACTAACAAATTTGTATCGAATTTACTAAGCAGCCAGGCTCCTAATGGTTTATTTAGCTTGTGCAGTTTTAGGCTATGTAATCCCTGAAACCCCATCTCTTCTACAAGCTTTCTGGGCTGCTCGTCAAGGTCTTCCATGAGATCTACAATGATAGAAGGAGCACACCTGGAGTACAGTTTGTCTTTCCATGCTTTCCTCTTTATGGAACTCCTTTTCTTTGAGCGAGATCCACCTAAACGTTTTTGGCCAGATATTTGATCTCGGTTTTTAGTGCGCACTGCAGAAATAGCTCGCCTGAAATCAGAATTGGATTTGCTGCCGCTGCCGCTCGGCTTGCCCATATCTATGACCAAGAAACAGTTGCATGTTAGTATGATGTTGTGAGTTCTACGGTTTCGGCCACATGAATTCTTTTTGAGATGGAAGTTGATCAACCTATGATCTCGCTAATCATACCAACgaacaataaagaaaaatatatttgaTTATACTTAGTTACCTCACGTTTGTGGTACTGAAGAATTACGTCGGCCAGCCGTGTTTCACTGCACCGGATGTGCTGTCCTGCCGGCGTGACCCACGGCGACAGCGCCGATCCGCCGTCTACAGCCGTTGACGGAGGTGTCGCCCAGGCAGAACGGGAGGTCCAGCAAAAAGAACTGTTTTAGTTCGTAACAAGAATATACTAACACAGCTATTTTTACGTAGAAAAAATTGCTAAGTTGGTTAGTATCCGGATAAGTACGTACGAAGAGATATAGATGCATTCAAATTTTCTGGGATAAGCTCGGGCGATCAGCACGCCTTGGATAATCATCAATTaaactaatgaaaataattaatAATCAAACGGGTCGGGTGGAAGCTAGCCTAACCCGTTAAGATTCTGTAGCGATTTGAGAGAAAAAAAGCAACCACGCTCGGATCTAATTAGGGAAGATGGACGGTGGATTCTTAGGAGGTAGTTACCACTAGGTGGTAGAAgtgattttctctctctctctctctctctctctctctctctctatatatatatatatatatatatatatatatatatatatatatatatatatatcgctattcgtcaccctgggtgaggaatagttattcttcaccccctctctattttgacatcaatgcaccgtatttttacgtttcgtaaattttatcttatttcatatgtaaaaagagaacgtaagaaagtgtactcgccgt
It encodes:
- the LOC119299739 gene encoding uncharacterized protein LOC119299739 — translated: MPNNWAQFVADELRLAAASLQLKLSRGKNIGYINGCMLIPQIHYLDSLDFGKDSPPDHILPRFAAYNDAMVCNLIKRDIILKNRLPFPTYGKLKIRSPHSIRYESGPCVHAPPCTPVSGRVFNSLVNLETPKFDMGLSQLEPGDNTTVCNQVTRVTANLSAQFDMAAETTVVPDTPDQPQQAPQSDFPDPTPTSISPHSLLQETSAIRISIHEECGLPKVQPKTRRRIIGVPSDMLLDVPKRVIKPSRMVKSPFLCKQYQCVRLDVQAQEDLFTYTNSISAADQLRKIWLHISDPVPRFLKLQQIQEALAFDAEMQDDAFNVAVQALFEDEVHRFGGTDFLGWRHFLNQDFAVRHI